A window of the Oscillospiraceae bacterium NTUH-002-81 genome harbors these coding sequences:
- a CDS encoding phosphoglycerate dehydrogenase, translated as MYKYHCLNPIAACGLEQFDGNYEKTENVNEADAILVRSAAMHDMEFSDQLSGIARAGAGVNNIPLDACAQKGIVVFNTPGANANGVKELVLAGMLLASRDVVGGIEWVASQKGNAEVGKQAEKEKKKFAGCEIEGKKLGIIGLGAIGVKVANAATHLGMEVLGYDPYISVQAAWNLSRSIRHINNVEDIYKECDYITIHVPLMDATKKMINADAIKQMKDGVVILNFARDLLVDEDAVLAAIAEGKVKKYVSDFPNATTAGQPGVIVIPHLGASTEESEDNCARMAVKEIRDFLENGNIQHSVNYPDCDMGPATKPGRIAICHKNVKNMITQFSGVISGADINITDMVNKSRGDYAYTMFDLEAPATDAVVEKLRAVDGVFRVRVVK; from the coding sequence ATGTACAAATATCATTGCCTGAATCCCATCGCAGCCTGCGGCCTGGAGCAGTTCGACGGGAATTATGAGAAAACAGAAAATGTAAACGAGGCAGATGCGATCCTTGTCCGGAGCGCAGCCATGCATGATATGGAGTTCTCCGACCAGCTGTCCGGTATCGCAAGAGCCGGCGCCGGTGTGAACAACATCCCGCTGGATGCATGCGCACAGAAGGGTATTGTCGTATTCAACACCCCGGGTGCCAACGCCAACGGTGTGAAAGAGCTGGTACTGGCCGGTATGCTGCTGGCATCCCGTGACGTGGTAGGCGGTATCGAGTGGGTTGCTTCCCAGAAGGGCAACGCAGAGGTCGGCAAGCAGGCAGAGAAAGAGAAGAAGAAATTTGCCGGATGCGAGATCGAAGGCAAGAAGCTGGGCATCATCGGCCTGGGCGCCATCGGTGTCAAGGTGGCAAATGCAGCTACGCATCTGGGCATGGAGGTACTGGGCTATGACCCGTACATTTCCGTACAGGCAGCGTGGAACCTGTCCCGCTCCATCCGTCATATCAATAATGTGGAGGATATCTACAAAGAGTGTGACTATATCACCATCCATGTACCGCTGATGGATGCCACCAAGAAGATGATCAATGCCGATGCCATCAAGCAGATGAAGGATGGCGTTGTGATCCTGAACTTTGCAAGAGATCTGCTGGTGGATGAGGACGCTGTTCTGGCAGCCATCGCAGAGGGCAAGGTGAAGAAATATGTATCCGATTTCCCGAATGCGACCACCGCAGGACAGCCGGGCGTCATCGTGATCCCGCACTTGGGTGCATCCACCGAGGAGTCTGAGGATAACTGTGCAAGAATGGCAGTGAAGGAGATCCGGGATTTCCTGGAGAATGGAAATATCCAGCATTCCGTGAACTATCCTGACTGTGATATGGGCCCTGCCACCAAGCCGGGACGTATCGCTATCTGCCATAAGAATGTGAAGAATATGATCACTCAGTTCTCCGGCGTCATTTCCGGGGCAGATATCAACATCACCGATATGGTCAACAAGAGCCGCGGCGATTATGCCTACACCATGTTTGACCTGGAAGCTCCGGCTACCGATGCAGTTGTTGAGAAACTTCGCGCAGTGGATGGCGTATTCCGTGTTCGTGTGGTAAAATAG
- the ilvB gene encoding biosynthetic-type acetolactate synthase large subunit — protein sequence MQLNGSEIILECLKEQGVNTIFGYPGGTILNVYDAIYKYGDQFRHVLTSHEQGAAHAADGYARATGKVGVCMATSGPGATNLVTGIATAYMDSIPIVAITANVSVPLLGKDSFQEVDIAGITMPVTKHNFIVKDVNQLADTIRRAFRIAQSGRPGPVLVDVTKDVTAAMAEYEPAVPAPIEKKTDISEEELEQAAALINAAKKPYVLVGGGAILSDAAQEVRAFVKKLQAPVADTLMGKGAFPGTDDLYTGMLGMHGTKTANFGVSQCDLLVVLGARFSDRVIGNAAKFASQAKIVQLDIDPAEVNKNIHVTASVTGDLKASLEKLTERIAPQDHAEWLAKIQELKAQYPLKYDHQALTGPAVIEEIYRETKGEAIITTDVGQHQMWAAQYYKYTQPRTFLTSGGLGTMGYGLGACIGAKCGCPDKTAINIAGDGCFRMNMNELATASRYGIPVIEVVINNHVLGMVRQWQTLFYDKRYSATILEDKVDFVKVAEGLGVKAVRVTELSQLAPAIRQAVEEKVPYFIDVQIDKDDKVFPMVPAGAPIDQAFDSDDLKKQ from the coding sequence ATGCAGTTAAATGGATCTGAGATCATCTTAGAGTGCCTGAAAGAGCAGGGAGTTAATACGATTTTCGGATATCCCGGCGGCACGATCCTGAATGTATATGATGCAATTTATAAATACGGAGATCAGTTCCGGCATGTGCTGACCTCCCATGAGCAGGGGGCTGCCCATGCGGCAGACGGTTATGCCCGGGCCACCGGAAAGGTAGGCGTATGTATGGCTACTTCCGGCCCGGGCGCCACGAATCTGGTAACAGGTATCGCCACTGCGTATATGGATTCCATCCCGATCGTGGCCATCACGGCTAACGTGAGTGTCCCCCTTCTTGGCAAGGACAGCTTCCAGGAGGTGGATATCGCAGGCATTACCATGCCGGTGACAAAGCATAACTTTATTGTCAAGGATGTGAATCAGCTGGCGGATACGATCCGCCGTGCGTTCCGGATCGCCCAGTCCGGCCGGCCCGGCCCAGTGCTGGTGGATGTGACCAAAGATGTGACGGCGGCCATGGCCGAATATGAGCCTGCGGTACCGGCACCCATTGAGAAGAAGACCGACATTTCAGAGGAAGAGCTTGAACAGGCGGCTGCCCTCATCAACGCAGCGAAGAAGCCCTATGTTCTGGTGGGCGGCGGCGCCATCCTTTCCGATGCGGCGCAGGAAGTGCGGGCATTTGTGAAGAAGCTGCAAGCCCCTGTGGCAGATACGCTGATGGGCAAGGGCGCGTTCCCGGGCACGGACGATCTGTACACCGGCATGCTTGGTATGCATGGCACGAAGACGGCCAATTTCGGTGTGTCTCAGTGCGACCTGCTGGTAGTGCTCGGCGCCCGGTTTAGCGACCGTGTCATCGGCAATGCGGCAAAATTTGCCAGCCAGGCGAAGATCGTCCAGCTGGATATCGACCCGGCAGAGGTGAACAAGAACATTCATGTGACCGCATCCGTGACCGGAGATCTGAAAGCCAGCCTGGAGAAGCTGACAGAGCGGATCGCGCCCCAGGATCACGCAGAATGGCTTGCAAAGATCCAGGAGCTGAAAGCACAGTATCCGCTGAAATATGACCATCAGGCACTGACCGGCCCGGCAGTCATCGAAGAGATCTATCGGGAAACAAAGGGAGAGGCCATCATCACCACCGATGTGGGCCAGCATCAGATGTGGGCAGCACAGTATTATAAGTACACGCAGCCCCGCACGTTCCTGACCTCCGGCGGTCTGGGTACCATGGGCTACGGCCTTGGCGCCTGCATCGGCGCAAAGTGCGGCTGCCCGGATAAGACCGCCATCAATATCGCGGGAGACGGCTGTTTCCGCATGAATATGAATGAGCTTGCCACCGCGTCCAGATATGGCATCCCGGTCATCGAGGTTGTCATCAACAACCACGTGCTGGGCATGGTAAGACAGTGGCAGACATTGTTCTATGACAAACGATACTCGGCAACGATCCTTGAAGACAAGGTGGACTTCGTGAAAGTGGCGGAGGGCCTTGGCGTTAAGGCTGTCCGTGTGACAGAGCTTTCTCAGCTTGCTCCGGCCATCCGGCAGGCAGTGGAAGAGAAGGTTCCGTATTTTATCGACGTACAGATCGATAAGGATGACAAAGTATTCCCGATGGTTCCGGCGGGAGCACCGATTGACCAGGCGTTTGATTCTGACGATTTGAAGAAGCAGTAA
- a CDS encoding mechanosensitive ion channel: MAFLMTAAEALTEEINNIGNIDTSETMENLEKLKDVDPNKVVEYFKGKIPDFISFGMTVLLALVIYFIGSRLIKLLRRIVRRSLERSQVDTGVVQFVDALVKAIAYAVLLLTIISLFGIETTSFIAVFGSAGLAVGLALQGSLANFAGGVLILALKPFGVGDYISTGSSEGTVQQISLFATKLLTVDNRAIIIPNGDLANSTITNITKEEFRRLDLTVGIAYQADLLRAKQVLEQIYRKDACILQDRPIQVYVDSLGDSAVVLGARGWLEAANYWDTRWRILEQIKLQFDAEGIEIPFNQLDVHIENMSSQNQ, encoded by the coding sequence ATGGCATTTCTTATGACAGCGGCGGAGGCGCTGACGGAAGAGATCAACAATATCGGCAATATCGATACATCGGAGACGATGGAAAATCTGGAAAAATTAAAGGACGTGGATCCGAATAAGGTAGTGGAGTATTTCAAGGGGAAGATTCCGGATTTCATTTCCTTCGGTATGACAGTGCTGCTGGCGCTGGTCATCTATTTTATCGGTTCCAGGCTCATCAAGCTGCTGCGCAGGATCGTTCGGCGTTCGCTGGAGCGGTCCCAGGTGGATACCGGCGTGGTACAGTTCGTAGATGCGCTGGTGAAAGCCATTGCCTATGCGGTGCTGCTTCTGACCATCATTTCTCTGTTTGGCATTGAGACTACGTCGTTTATCGCGGTGTTTGGTTCTGCCGGTCTGGCTGTTGGCCTGGCCTTGCAGGGAAGCCTGGCAAACTTCGCAGGAGGAGTGCTGATCCTGGCGCTGAAGCCCTTTGGTGTTGGAGACTATATTTCCACCGGTTCCAGCGAGGGAACGGTACAACAGATCTCCCTGTTTGCCACCAAGCTGCTCACCGTGGACAACCGTGCCATCATCATTCCCAACGGTGATCTGGCCAATTCCACCATCACCAACATCACGAAGGAGGAGTTCCGCCGTCTGGATCTGACGGTAGGCATCGCCTATCAGGCAGACCTTCTGCGGGCAAAGCAGGTGCTGGAGCAGATCTATCGGAAGGACGCCTGCATTTTACAGGATCGTCCGATCCAGGTGTATGTGGACTCTCTGGGAGACAGTGCGGTAGTGCTGGGTGCCAGAGGATGGCTGGAGGCTGCCAATTACTGGGATACCAGATGGCGGATCCTGGAGCAGATCAAGCTGCAGTTTGACGCGGAGGGCATCGAGATCCCCTTCAATCAGCTGGATGTGCATATCGAAAATATGTCGTCACAGAATCAGTAG
- the serC gene encoding 3-phosphoserine/phosphohydroxythreonine transaminase, translating into MSRVYNFSAGPAVLPEEVLKEAAAEMLDYNGTGMSVMEMSHRSKAFEDIIKTAEADLRELMNIPDNYKVLFLQGGASQQFAMIPMNLMKNGVADYIVTGQWAKKAWQEASKFGKANKIASSEDKTFSYIPDCSDLPIDEDADYVYICENNTIYGTKYKTLPNTKGKTLVADVSSCFLSEPVDVSKYGVIYGGVQKNIGPAGVVIVIIREDLITEDVLPGTPTMLQYKTHADNDSLYNTPPAYGIYICGKVFKWLKKMGGLSVMKERNEKKAKILYDYLDQSKLFKGTVVPEDRSLMNVPFVTGDKDLDAKFVKEAKEAGLENLKGHRTVGGMRASIYNAMPIEGVEALVAFMKKFEEENL; encoded by the coding sequence ATGAGCAGAGTTTATAACTTTTCGGCTGGACCGGCTGTATTGCCGGAAGAGGTATTGAAGGAAGCAGCGGCAGAGATGCTGGATTACAACGGAACCGGTATGTCTGTCATGGAGATGAGCCATCGCTCCAAGGCATTCGAGGACATCATCAAGACCGCGGAGGCTGATCTTCGGGAGCTGATGAACATCCCGGACAATTACAAGGTTCTGTTTTTACAGGGCGGTGCTTCCCAGCAGTTTGCCATGATCCCCATGAACCTGATGAAGAACGGTGTGGCTGATTACATCGTTACCGGTCAGTGGGCAAAGAAAGCATGGCAGGAGGCGTCCAAATTCGGCAAGGCGAACAAGATCGCATCTTCCGAGGATAAGACATTCTCCTATATACCGGACTGTTCCGATCTTCCCATTGATGAGGATGCGGATTATGTGTACATCTGTGAGAACAATACCATCTATGGAACGAAATACAAGACTTTACCGAACACCAAAGGCAAAACACTGGTTGCTGATGTCTCTTCCTGCTTCTTATCAGAACCTGTGGATGTGTCAAAATACGGTGTGATCTATGGCGGCGTACAGAAGAACATCGGGCCTGCCGGTGTTGTCATCGTCATCATCAGAGAGGATCTGATCACCGAGGACGTGCTGCCGGGCACACCGACCATGCTGCAGTACAAGACACATGCAGACAATGATTCTCTTTACAATACACCGCCGGCATATGGCATTTACATCTGCGGCAAGGTGTTCAAATGGCTCAAGAAGATGGGCGGCCTGTCTGTCATGAAGGAGCGCAACGAGAAGAAGGCCAAGATCCTCTACGATTATCTGGATCAGAGCAAGCTGTTCAAGGGCACCGTTGTTCCCGAGGATCGTTCCCTGATGAACGTGCCGTTTGTCACCGGTGACAAGGATCTGGATGCAAAATTTGTCAAAGAGGCAAAGGAAGCAGGCCTGGAGAACCTGAAGGGCCACCGTACCGTCGGCGGCATGCGCGCAAGCATTTACAATGCAATGCCCATCGAAGGTGTGGAAGCGCTGGTAGCGTTCATGAAGAAGTTTGAGGAGGAGAATCTGTAA
- a CDS encoding DUF1015 family protein has product MAKVKPFRAIRPAKGLEDKIAALPYDVYSSSEAREVVKKEPMSFLRIDRAETQFPEDVDMYSDAVYQKAHDLLWGMIERGEFIREQKACYYIYELVYQERVQDGIAACVAVKDYTDGVIRRHENTRRDKEEDRIRHIDACQAQTGPIFLAYRSQQELQQIVEREKEREPVYDFETEDGVIHRVWIITSEKVIARITELFGQMDHLYIADGHHRAASAVRVGLQKAEAAKNPTGEEEFNYFLAVMFPKEQLRILDYNRVVKDLHGLSVEQFLEKLQEKFTVEARTEAVSPEKKGTFGLYVDGTWYALTYKGDMDALETVDRLDVSILQKEVLDALLGIQDPKTDQRIKFVGGIRGLQELEKNVDQDGWAAAFSMYPTSMDELLDIADAGLLMPPKSTWFEPKLRSGLFIHEI; this is encoded by the coding sequence ATGGCGAAAGTAAAACCGTTCCGGGCCATCCGCCCGGCAAAGGGACTGGAGGATAAGATTGCAGCACTGCCTTATGATGTGTACAGCAGCAGCGAAGCGAGAGAAGTAGTGAAGAAGGAGCCCATGTCATTTCTGCGGATCGACCGTGCGGAGACACAGTTTCCGGAGGATGTGGACATGTACAGTGATGCTGTATACCAGAAGGCACATGATCTGCTGTGGGGCATGATCGAGCGGGGAGAGTTCATCCGGGAGCAGAAGGCCTGCTATTACATTTATGAGCTGGTCTATCAGGAGCGGGTGCAGGACGGCATTGCGGCCTGCGTAGCCGTGAAGGATTATACGGACGGTGTGATCCGCCGTCATGAGAATACGAGACGGGACAAGGAGGAAGACCGGATCCGTCACATTGATGCCTGCCAGGCACAGACCGGGCCGATTTTCCTGGCTTATCGCAGCCAGCAGGAGCTACAGCAGATCGTGGAGCGGGAGAAAGAGCGGGAACCCGTCTATGATTTCGAGACAGAGGATGGCGTCATTCACCGGGTGTGGATCATCACCAGTGAGAAGGTCATTGCACGGATCACGGAGCTTTTCGGCCAGATGGATCACCTGTATATTGCAGACGGCCATCACCGGGCAGCGTCCGCTGTGCGGGTAGGACTCCAGAAGGCAGAAGCGGCGAAGAACCCCACCGGCGAGGAAGAGTTCAACTATTTTCTGGCTGTTATGTTCCCCAAGGAGCAGCTGCGGATCCTGGACTACAACCGGGTAGTGAAGGATCTGCACGGCCTTTCCGTGGAACAGTTTTTGGAAAAATTACAGGAGAAATTTACAGTGGAGGCCAGGACAGAGGCGGTAAGCCCGGAGAAGAAGGGCACCTTCGGCCTGTACGTGGACGGCACCTGGTATGCGCTCACCTACAAGGGAGACATGGATGCGCTGGAGACCGTGGATCGTCTGGATGTGTCCATTTTGCAGAAGGAAGTGCTGGATGCCCTGCTGGGGATCCAGGATCCCAAGACCGACCAGCGCATCAAGTTCGTGGGCGGTATCCGGGGTTTACAGGAGCTGGAGAAAAATGTGGACCAGGACGGATGGGCAGCGGCCTTTTCCATGTATCCCACATCCATGGACGAGCTGCTGGACATCGCGGACGCAGGACTTTTAATGCCGCCGAAATCCACCTGGTTTGAGCCCAAGCTTCGAAGCGGATTGTTTATTCACGAGATCTGA
- a CDS encoding peptidoglycan binding domain-containing protein, translated as MGKHRQEKLCSKILITVAAVLLLAYTGVAWYMQHLFLYGTRINTVNASFLTVEEVKGRLLEGLSGYTLTIQAKDGEEAVISGEEIGLTYDFGEDLDHILEGQNAFAWLPALVSAPVHYEVTPKAVYDETKLEQALQEIAFLDPANMTAPVNASISYSDADGFLFQPSSEGTTIDEARFQEALQTAFVGEETVLSLAEADCYTLPTVTEDSPQIKEVTDRLAALSDFTISYAFGENKEVIDRTVLWSWYRQKKDGTLYLDEKAVAAYVKTLAEKYDTVGGKRMFHTTDGRDIEVSGGPYGWKISQKKETEELLTLVKAGKDVADRQPVYAQTGFEQVRGTSDIGATYIEISIEAQHMWYYEDGQLYMDTDVVTGKGGNHTKRGVGYIHNKARNATLVGADYVSFVKYWMKVWGGIGIHDASWRSQFGGKIYLTSGSHGCINTPLDNVIKLYNRVKIGTPVVIY; from the coding sequence ATGGGAAAACACAGACAGGAAAAGTTATGTTCCAAAATTTTGATCACCGTGGCGGCGGTACTGCTGCTGGCGTATACGGGCGTTGCCTGGTATATGCAGCACCTGTTTTTATACGGCACACGCATCAACACGGTGAATGCGTCATTTCTGACCGTGGAAGAGGTGAAAGGGCGGCTTCTGGAGGGGCTGTCCGGTTATACGCTGACCATTCAGGCGAAGGACGGGGAAGAAGCGGTGATCTCCGGGGAGGAGATCGGTCTGACCTATGATTTCGGCGAGGATCTGGACCATATTCTGGAAGGGCAGAATGCCTTTGCCTGGCTTCCGGCGCTGGTAAGCGCACCGGTGCACTATGAGGTGACGCCAAAGGCCGTCTATGACGAGACGAAGCTGGAGCAAGCGCTCCAGGAGATTGCTTTTCTGGATCCGGCCAATATGACAGCGCCGGTGAATGCCAGCATTTCCTACAGCGATGCGGACGGCTTCCTGTTCCAGCCATCCAGTGAGGGCACGACCATCGACGAGGCAAGATTTCAGGAGGCGCTGCAGACAGCGTTCGTAGGGGAAGAGACGGTGCTTTCTCTGGCGGAGGCAGACTGCTATACGCTGCCCACGGTGACAGAGGATTCGCCTCAGATCAAAGAGGTGACGGATCGCCTGGCGGCATTGTCTGATTTTACGATCTCCTATGCGTTTGGAGAAAATAAGGAGGTCATCGACCGGACGGTGCTCTGGTCCTGGTACCGGCAGAAGAAGGACGGCACGCTGTATCTGGATGAAAAGGCGGTGGCGGCCTATGTAAAGACGCTGGCGGAAAAGTACGATACGGTGGGCGGCAAGCGGATGTTCCACACCACGGACGGCCGGGATATCGAAGTGTCCGGCGGCCCCTATGGCTGGAAGATCAGCCAGAAGAAGGAGACAGAGGAGCTGCTTACCCTGGTAAAGGCCGGAAAAGATGTGGCGGACCGGCAGCCGGTATACGCCCAGACCGGCTTTGAACAGGTGCGGGGCACCAGTGACATCGGTGCTACCTACATAGAGATTTCCATTGAGGCCCAGCATATGTGGTATTACGAGGACGGACAGCTGTACATGGACACGGATGTGGTGACGGGCAAAGGCGGCAACCACACGAAGCGGGGCGTGGGCTATATCCACAACAAGGCTCGGAATGCGACGCTGGTGGGCGCGGATTATGTGTCCTTTGTCAAATACTGGATGAAGGTATGGGGCGGTATCGGCATTCACGATGCCTCCTGGCGCAGTCAGTTCGGCGGCAAGATTTATCTCACCAGCGGTTCCCACGGCTGTATCAACACGCCGCTGGACAATGTGATCAAGCTTTACAACCGGGTGAAAATCGGTACGCCGGTGGTAATTTACTGA